The Clavelina lepadiformis chromosome 1, kaClaLepa1.1, whole genome shotgun sequence genome segment CATGGCATGATCTAATTCTAGTTAGTAGTCTATGGTGGTTACCGGTTAGGTGGTATATATACACTACGCAGAAGGTGATAATAActctaaccgcctatctttaaatGCAACAAGCTGCATGACCTACGAACGGTTAAATAGTCACTTCGCAACTAAATGAGTCGTCTATCGTATACAGTACCGGTACTAGCCTCCCTCACAAGCTGATTGCATGCTGAATCAAGCAGATGTACCATCTTGTGACTACTACAACTTTCCAGTAAACTATTGCCAAGGTGACATGACAAGATATTGTGCAATGTGCAAGAACTGGGTCTAAAATACGCCATACGCGCCACTTCATATAATGTCACGTTCTATCTACACGCACCATACTCACCAGACATTGCCGCATAAGAATGTGGCGTGTGGTGATACAGCGTctcttaaaacatgcaagatagatTTGTGCTATATGATGGTAGGTTAgaatggccaccaaacccacaaaacaGTTTCTAACTTTACCAGGTTTAGTTTTATTCTAATTCAAGTCTTATTTTTTTACCACATTTACAGTTTTTCATGCTTAAAACCTGAATAAGTTTGACTGTAATTTGCCGGCTCGTTAGCCGAGTGATTCGAAAGTTGGCTACGTAAAACATGCGGCCCAGGTTCCGCGTTCGATATGCAGTGGCGCCAAACCGTTCCAACGCCCTTGGCCAAGGCAGTAACGACGCTTGCCCCTGCTCAGTGGAactggtggacagttctaaattcggacAGATTTGGACAAGTTAAACGTTTAGCGCTGTTTGCGGTAAATATGTTGTTCGAAACATTCCATGTGGTGGCGGTAATAGAACATGAAAAATCTCTCAAGTAACTGCTGATAGTCCGCATGAACACAGGTGCAGGTTGGAAACTAGTAATTTCATGCATATGCTATTTCAATCTGTGTTCTTTGTTCTAATGCAgatgttattttttatgcatttctACTTTTTCGTAAGGACGGTTGaaataaaactgtaaaaacactAGGCCGGCTTATAAGATTAGTGAGCGTcgttttatttactttacCAAGATAACTTTTCACTGTTAACTAACAACGTTTCGCCGATAACTGTATGTATGTgtataactataacatattttaaatgcaattcAACATACTTTAATGAATATGAATATTCTACATAGCGtgcatgtactgtatatttttcttttaatataCTTTGCAATGGCCTGGAGATCACATGGGAAAAGCAACCTGGATTTGGTAAACAACCTGCGAAGAAATGGTATAATTAAAAGTGAAGCTGTATACGAGGCAATGAAGCTAACAGATCGCAAGCACTATGTGTCTGGTAATCCATACAATGATAGTCCCCAGTCAATTGGGTACCAAGCAACAATCAGTGCGCCTCATATGCATGCTTATGCTTTGGAGATCTTACATGAGCAACTGAGTGGTAAAACAAATGCTGCGGCTTTAGATGTTGGGTCTGGCAGTGGTTATTTAACAGCTTGTTTTGCTCGGATGATGGGAGAAAGTGGCAGAGCATTTGGCATTGAACACATTGGGGAACTTGTAAATAAGTCAGTAGAGAACATAAAACGTGATGACAGTAATCTCTTGCACAATGGAAGAGTTGTGCTAAAACAAGGAGATGGCCGACTTGGCTATGACCCAGAGAACAAGAAGTTCGAACTTTACGATGCAATTCATGTAGGTGCGGCAGCTGCCCAGGTTCCAACTCATCTACTTGACCAATTAAAACGTGGGGGCCGTTTGATTCTCCCAGTCGGAGAAGCAGGAGCCACTCAGACCTTCCAGCAATGGGATAAAGATGAAGAAGGTAAATTGCGAAAGCAAGATATGATGAAGGTGGTCTATATCCCTCTTACTGACCAGCACAAGCAATGGCCACGCTAATAGAGTTGTATATACTTAAAGTCTTTGGCAAAGTTGCGATGGCCTTAAGGCTGGTATAATCTTATGAAAGGGGACATAATGGTCTTGCATGGCTTGCAGCAGAAAAGCTTGGCTGAGTGATTTTTTGTTAGTGGAACATGATTTGAGTTTACCAAAGAAGCTTCTAAACATGGATTTGTGAGTTCTATCATTTATTCTTGCAGTGTATTTTCAAAAAGTCCAAATATGTATTTAACTGTAACGGAAGTGTTGCATTTGTATATATGTGTTTTGATCATCATTTTGTGATTGtataatttgtaaattgtgCTATGTTTGTTAACAGTGAAAATCACAGAtatgtaattgtttttatgaACAATTAAGTTGCTTGGTGGTTATGTCAAAAACAAACCGAAATCCATAGAAATGCCAGTATAATTTAAGATAACTTATTGCTGTTACTAATTTaaaaggtaaaatatttttacatgaTAGCCATTATGCTAACAAAATGCATTGTTATCCTTTTCTCACTGGGCTGAGTTTATTATATACATTGGTTATTACCAAGCTCTATTTGCATAATGTTAAATTTGTTCATATTCTATTAGGTTGTGGTTTATATAACAATATTTAGTCCAAAATGGGTGACAGGTTAGATGATTATACACTGGAGGAGCTTCAGGCTGAAACTGACCAAGAAACACAAATGAAGTAAGAACTTGGAATTGTTGTTTGAGTTGAACTGCttggtaataataataaaagtatttaacTTGAAATTCTATTTAGGAAAATGCTAGATCAATCCGTTATTGACCTAAAGGCAACTGTTGATGACCTTGAGACAAAATATGAACAAGTTGACACAGAAGGAAACGAATGGAAGACAAGGTATGGTGAAAGTATCTAATGTGGcaaaatatattatttatacCTGTGGCATCTGGGCCTGCTCAGTGTTTTTTCTCTGTGCAGCATCTAATATATGCTTCTGGTTGTGAATCAAAATCGATTTGTATGAGCATTTTTTAGATTCTTTATTACTGATTGCATGATAATGCTGCttgttatttatatttcaGGTTTGAAACACAACAAGAAATGAACAGGCAACTGGAAAGGCAATTGGAAGTTTTGAAAGACAAGATACAAAAACATAATGGAGCTAACAAAAGGGATATGGTGGTCTTGAAGAATATGGAAGAAATGTCCGATGTATGTACGATTGATTATTATGTAATGTTTGTAATAGAAGTTGgatattttttattctcaGTCAGCACCTAACTGCAAGGTTTCCAGGAATTGCACATGAACTCATGACTGTGCATTTTTAACTACATATTCATAATAATCTTAACTGAATCTGTTAAAATCGGTTATAACTATACAAACCCAACTATGCacagttattttattttattaaagttGCGAACTTTATTCTACAGGCTGGCTGGAACGGTCTCGTGAGGCAGttagaaaaagaaaagtttagttTGCAAGGTCAACTGCGTGACATGGAATGGAGGCTGGACCAGGTTTCCGTATTCATCGCAATATTCCATTAACACTGGGCCATTTACTTTTAATGTgagaattttttaaagtagGAATCAAAAGCACTACACAAAGCCAACGATGGCCGGAAGAAATATATAACTGAAATCAATGAAGCCACTTTTCATCTGGATTCATATGAGCGTTTGCAAGGGAAAAGAGCACATCCAAAAGTTGTTACCAGAAGGTATTTCTTTACTTAACGCTGTAAGTCTTGCACTTATTCCCCTTAGGGATTGTCCATGGAGATCATACTGTCCTTGAAAGCAAACTGTGCTAACTGGGAAAgttaaactttcatttttctgAAATGCAATTTTGCATAGTTTACTTAACTTATTAGCTATTTTACTCCTTATGTTCCTATACCCTTGGTTCTAATTCCGAGTTTGAAATATTCTGTGGACATATCCATTACACACAATTTCAATGACCCAACAGTACAAATTACATAAGCAATAGGCAACATACTAGTGATACTTAAGTTTCATTGAAGGCAACCATTAATTTATGTCATCTGTTTTATGCTACATATTATAAGACCCAAATTCAAAAATGGATCCAGAATGAACGTTGGaagtaaaaagtatttttg includes the following:
- the LOC143446802 gene encoding coiled-coil domain-containing protein 169-like isoform X2, with amino-acid sequence MACSRKAWLSDFLLVEHDLSLPKKLLNMDLLDDYTLEELQAETDQETQMKKMLDQSVIDLKATVDDLETKYEQVDTEGNEWKTRFETQQEMNRQLERQLEVLKDKIQKHNGANKRDMVVLKNMEEMSDAGWNGLVRQLEKEKFSLQGQLRDMEWRLDQESKALHKANDGRKKYITEINEATFHLDSYERLQGKRAHPKVVTRSLLGCRQEPPS
- the LOC143446802 gene encoding coiled-coil domain-containing protein 169-like isoform X1 codes for the protein MACSRKAWLSDFLLVEHDLSLPKKLLNMDLLDDYTLEELQAETDQETQMKKMLDQSVIDLKATVDDLETKYEQVDTEGNEWKTRFETQQEMNRQLERQLEVLKDKIQKHNGANKRDMVVLKNMEEMSDAGWNGLVRQLEKEKFSLQGQLRDMEWRLDQESKALHKANDGRKKYITEINEATFHLDSYERLQGKRAHPKVVTRRLPPRTTILKHKDDGQKPNVAKITKQRRN